A window from Sphingobacterium hotanense encodes these proteins:
- a CDS encoding NAD(P)H-dependent glycerol-3-phosphate dehydrogenase produces the protein MKLILSNICLLVYFYLTLLLINYLTAESRPIFYSAKNPEILIEVSVVGGGSWATALVKILTENKIPTYWYLRRKEQVKHIMEHGSNPSYLPQVKLDLLFTFPSDNLQQVVSRARIIIFAVPSDALQQVCNGIDPSLFKNKIVLSAMKGTVGKSNEIPSSFLSRTLKIPMDEIVSIAGPCHSEEIAESKPTYLSLSCVNQDTVDKLSMLFRRPYIQVRSNSDPIGLGYASIYKNVLGIASGMAKGLGYGDNFMAVLVSNALLEMQNILDSTLGKQREILNSTYTGDLLVTGYSNNSRNRRFGELIAQGHSAEAAVNKLGMVAEGYRAAQGLFGYANEQGLNLPILESIYEILYRNQSVESKFKELEETLI, from the coding sequence ATGAAATTAATACTCTCTAATATTTGCTTATTAGTTTATTTTTACCTAACTTTATTGCTCATTAATTATTTAACGGCAGAATCCAGACCTATATTCTATTCTGCAAAAAATCCCGAAATATTGATTGAAGTAAGTGTTGTTGGCGGTGGAAGTTGGGCTACTGCTTTAGTAAAAATATTGACCGAAAATAAAATCCCAACCTATTGGTACCTTCGAAGAAAGGAGCAAGTTAAGCATATCATGGAGCATGGAAGTAATCCAAGTTATCTTCCGCAGGTTAAGCTAGATCTTTTATTTACTTTTCCATCTGATAACCTGCAGCAAGTGGTATCTCGAGCAAGAATTATCATTTTTGCTGTTCCAAGCGACGCCTTGCAACAAGTATGTAATGGCATTGACCCTTCCCTTTTTAAAAATAAGATTGTTTTATCTGCGATGAAAGGAACTGTTGGAAAGAGCAATGAAATTCCTAGTAGTTTTCTAAGCAGAACGTTGAAAATACCAATGGATGAAATCGTTTCAATTGCAGGCCCTTGCCATTCGGAAGAAATTGCAGAAAGCAAACCAACTTACCTGAGTTTATCGTGCGTAAACCAAGATACAGTTGATAAATTAAGTATGTTGTTCAGAAGACCTTACATCCAAGTTCGAAGTAACAGCGACCCAATTGGGCTCGGCTATGCATCTATTTATAAAAATGTATTGGGTATAGCTAGCGGTATGGCCAAAGGTTTAGGTTATGGAGATAATTTCATGGCAGTACTCGTTAGCAATGCTCTGTTGGAAATGCAAAATATTCTTGATTCTACACTCGGTAAGCAAAGGGAAATATTAAATTCTACTTACACAGGTGATCTGTTGGTTACCGGATATTCGAACAACAGTCGAAACCGACGTTTTGGAGAATTAATAGCCCAAGGCCACTCGGCTGAAGCAGCAGTAAATAAATTAGGAATGGTGGCTGAAGGCTACCGGGCAGCACAGGGACTTTTTGGCTATGCGAACGAGCAAGGGTTGAATTTACCTATACTGGAATCTATATATGAAATCCTATACCGAAACCAATCAGTCGAATCTAAATTTAAGGAATTGGAGGAAACATTAATATGA
- a CDS encoding MFS transporter, with protein sequence MTSLSPSSQLITTSEKSRIRLAVALFYFGQGLGFASWASRIPTIKTALGLSEAQLGTILLMLPIGQLITMPLSAAMVNRFGSKLVLPFVAIIYALILIPIALSPNAWYLGASLFLYGVAGNVCNISVNTQGVLAEDMYGKSIMSSFHGAWSLAGFTGALIGLLMTNIGFNTLTHFLIIVALLIVNILWNRPYLLAEQNKTETGERKTKYKPDAVIIQLGIIAFLSMATEGAMFDWSGVYFHDVVKAPEELVILGYASFMIMMATGRFIGDFVVGRFGRQRTLQVSGILMFVGMLASVIFPNLWVGTLAFMLVGLGVACNVPTVYSVAGKHKSIPAGVALAMVSSISFLGFLMGPPLIGYIAELFSLRYSFALFSIFGLLMFIMCSRLKIFKNQ encoded by the coding sequence ATGACAAGCTTATCACCTAGCAGTCAACTGATAACCACTTCTGAAAAAAGTAGAATCCGTCTTGCTGTTGCTTTATTTTATTTTGGTCAGGGGTTGGGATTTGCGTCTTGGGCAAGCCGTATTCCGACGATCAAAACAGCGCTGGGACTTTCGGAAGCACAGCTGGGAACCATCCTTTTGATGTTGCCTATTGGGCAGCTGATCACCATGCCCCTCTCGGCGGCGATGGTCAATCGCTTTGGAAGTAAATTGGTGCTTCCTTTCGTTGCAATTATTTATGCCTTGATTCTGATTCCTATTGCCTTATCGCCGAATGCCTGGTATTTGGGGGCATCCCTTTTCTTGTATGGGGTAGCGGGCAACGTATGTAATATCTCGGTGAATACGCAGGGCGTATTGGCGGAAGATATGTACGGCAAGTCGATTATGTCCTCTTTCCATGGGGCCTGGAGCTTGGCAGGATTTACGGGCGCCTTGATCGGGCTGCTGATGACGAATATCGGTTTTAATACGCTGACCCACTTCCTGATCATCGTGGCGCTATTAATTGTCAATATCTTGTGGAACCGTCCATACTTGCTGGCGGAGCAAAATAAAACAGAAACAGGCGAGCGGAAGACAAAATACAAACCCGACGCAGTCATTATACAATTGGGGATTATCGCCTTTCTTTCTATGGCTACCGAGGGCGCCATGTTCGACTGGAGTGGTGTTTATTTCCATGATGTGGTGAAGGCACCGGAGGAATTGGTTATTCTGGGTTATGCTTCCTTTATGATCATGATGGCTACGGGCCGCTTTATCGGCGACTTTGTGGTAGGACGATTCGGCAGACAGCGTACCTTACAGGTATCGGGCATCCTGATGTTCGTGGGGATGTTAGCCTCCGTGATATTTCCGAATCTATGGGTCGGTACGTTAGCGTTTATGCTGGTCGGATTAGGCGTTGCCTGTAATGTTCCTACCGTGTATTCTGTTGCCGGCAAACATAAGAGCATCCCTGCCGGCGTAGCTTTAGCGATGGTTTCCAGTATTTCGTTCCTGGGCTTCCTAATGGGGCCGCCTTTGATCGGTTATATTGCCGAGCTGTTCAGCCTACGCTATTCATTTGCGTTGTTTTCGATCTTCGGCCTTTTGATGTTCATCATGTGCAGCCGGCTGAAAATCTTCAAAAACCAATAA
- a CDS encoding peroxiredoxin, whose product MSFTGKNFPNITVDAIDYLGDNFTLNLFEKAQKENKKVLLFWYPKDFTFVCPTELHAFQEQAAEFAKRNTILVGASCDSAEVHFAWLNTAKDNGGIEGVEYPLIADTNRNLSSVLGILEMKEVEHPEYGTLVEGSAVSYRATYLIDETGKVFHESVNDMPLGRNVKEYIRLIDAYTHVQKHGEVCPANWEEGKEAMSATRDGVASYLSNN is encoded by the coding sequence ATGAGTTTTACAGGTAAAAATTTCCCGAACATTACAGTTGATGCGATTGATTATTTAGGTGACAACTTCACTTTAAACTTATTTGAAAAAGCACAGAAAGAGAACAAGAAAGTTTTGTTATTCTGGTATCCAAAAGACTTTACATTCGTGTGTCCTACGGAGTTACACGCTTTCCAAGAGCAAGCTGCAGAATTCGCAAAAAGAAATACCATTTTAGTAGGCGCTTCATGTGACTCTGCTGAGGTTCACTTTGCTTGGTTAAACACTGCAAAAGATAACGGTGGTATCGAAGGAGTTGAATATCCATTGATCGCTGACACTAACCGCAACTTATCAAGCGTGTTAGGTATTTTAGAGATGAAAGAAGTTGAGCACCCAGAGTACGGTACATTAGTAGAAGGTTCTGCAGTATCATACCGCGCGACTTACTTAATCGACGAGACTGGTAAAGTATTCCACGAATCAGTAAACGATATGCCATTAGGTCGTAACGTTAAAGAATATATCCGTTTGATCGATGCTTACACTCACGTACAAAAACACGGTGAGGTTTGTCCAGCAAACTGGGAAGAAGGTAAAGAGGCTATGAGCGCAACACGCGACGGAGTAGCGTCTTACTTATCAAATAACTAA
- a CDS encoding thioredoxin family protein, translated as MLQELTEDNLQAIIDSNETVMVQYAASWCGNCRIMKPKFKKLSGENEQVTFIIADAEKFPESRKLANVNNLPTFAAFKNGKLVNQVQTNKIEGLTDLLNEVTSN; from the coding sequence ATGTTACAAGAATTAACAGAAGATAATTTACAAGCTATCATCGACAGCAATGAAACGGTGATGGTTCAATATGCAGCCTCATGGTGCGGAAACTGCCGTATCATGAAGCCTAAGTTTAAAAAACTATCTGGTGAGAATGAGCAAGTTACTTTCATCATTGCCGATGCGGAGAAATTCCCAGAGTCAAGAAAGCTTGCTAACGTCAATAACCTACCTACTTTCGCTGCTTTCAAAAACGGCAAATTGGTGAACCAAGTACAAACAAATAAAATCGAAGGATTAACAGATTTATTAAATGAAGTTACCAGTAATTAA
- a CDS encoding calcineurin-like phosphoesterase C-terminal domain-containing protein, whose amino-acid sequence MKKLYWSLLACLLYGTAVGQDFAKGTVYVDENGNGRQDRKEAGLQGVSVSNGREVVLTDKNGKYELPVQNDNIIFVIKPSGYALPLDQNNLPKFYYIHKPQGSPQLKYAGVAPTGPLPKAIDFGLKKQEEPKSFSAFVFGDPQAYNDDELGYFLNGVVKEANQKKGPLFGISLGDLVGDNLTLHPGYQQAIGQMGLPWFNVMGNHDMNYDVEQDSLADEGFERAFGPANYAFNVGNAHFIVLDNIIYPHPKTGKGYQGGLRADQLDFVENNLKQVPKDKLIVLAFHIPLNVENNASFRNEDRQRLFDLLAPYANTLSLSAHTHYQQQNFYTEKHGWKGEKPHHEYNVGTTSGDWYSGILNAKGIPTSTMRDGTPKGYAILAIDDNKYTFSYKVVDQADDYAIALFGPSVVKQKYTGRYSVFANFFLGSANDQIRYRIDNKEWKTMQRIEAEDPAYMKELLVYDGATVLVPGRRPSNAVKSAHLWKLDLPKLKAGKHSIAIEAVDMFGRTNTATKEIEVVE is encoded by the coding sequence ATGAAAAAACTATATTGGTCCTTGTTGGCATGTCTTTTATATGGGACAGCCGTAGGACAGGATTTTGCAAAGGGGACGGTCTATGTAGACGAAAATGGCAATGGTCGTCAGGATAGAAAAGAGGCTGGATTGCAGGGGGTCAGTGTGAGTAATGGCCGTGAGGTGGTATTGACTGACAAGAACGGGAAATACGAGCTTCCGGTACAGAACGACAACATTATTTTTGTGATTAAGCCTTCGGGTTATGCTTTGCCTTTGGATCAGAACAACTTGCCGAAGTTTTACTATATCCATAAGCCACAGGGCTCGCCTCAGTTAAAATATGCGGGGGTAGCACCGACAGGGCCCCTTCCGAAAGCGATAGATTTTGGATTGAAAAAACAGGAGGAACCTAAGTCTTTCTCAGCCTTTGTTTTTGGTGATCCACAGGCTTATAATGATGATGAATTAGGTTATTTCCTGAATGGCGTTGTTAAGGAGGCTAATCAAAAGAAAGGCCCTTTATTTGGAATCAGCTTAGGGGATTTGGTAGGCGATAATTTGACCTTGCATCCTGGATATCAGCAGGCGATCGGACAGATGGGGCTGCCATGGTTTAATGTGATGGGAAACCATGATATGAACTATGACGTGGAACAGGACTCCTTAGCGGATGAAGGATTTGAGCGTGCTTTTGGACCGGCGAATTATGCATTCAACGTTGGAAATGCGCATTTTATCGTGTTGGATAATATCATCTATCCGCATCCTAAAACTGGCAAGGGCTATCAGGGTGGTCTGCGTGCGGATCAATTGGATTTTGTGGAGAACAACTTGAAACAGGTTCCGAAGGATAAGTTGATCGTATTGGCATTTCATATTCCTTTGAATGTGGAGAACAATGCTTCTTTCCGCAATGAGGACAGACAGCGCTTGTTCGATCTGTTAGCGCCATATGCAAATACGCTTTCCCTGTCTGCTCATACCCATTATCAGCAGCAGAATTTCTATACCGAAAAACATGGTTGGAAAGGTGAGAAGCCGCATCATGAGTATAATGTAGGGACGACTTCGGGCGACTGGTATTCCGGTATCTTGAATGCAAAGGGTATTCCTACTTCGACAATGCGCGATGGTACACCAAAGGGGTATGCGATATTAGCGATCGATGATAATAAGTACACGTTCAGCTATAAAGTGGTCGATCAGGCGGATGATTATGCAATCGCCTTATTCGGTCCTTCCGTTGTTAAACAGAAGTACACTGGCCGTTATTCGGTTTTTGCAAATTTCTTCTTAGGTTCTGCAAATGATCAGATTCGCTATCGAATCGATAATAAGGAGTGGAAAACGATGCAAAGAATCGAAGCAGAAGATCCTGCTTATATGAAAGAGTTGCTGGTTTACGATGGGGCAACTGTTTTAGTTCCCGGAAGAAGACCGAGCAATGCAGTGAAATCTGCACACCTTTGGAAGTTGGATTTACCGAAACTAAAAGCCGGAAAGCATAGCATTGCAATTGAAGCGGTGGATATGTTCGGAAGAACAAATACGGCGACAAAAGAGATTGAGGTTGTTGAATAA
- a CDS encoding mechanosensitive ion channel family protein: MKVEQLENVEGKIEKFIDSAIAYAPILISSLVSAALVLFLGLWLIRMVRKLVDRIFVKRDIEPSIRTFLGNLINWILKVMLFIVVVSQLGVQTSTFIAVIGAAGLAIGMSLQGSLSNFAGGVLILLFKPFRVGDYISSSTGVDGTVKVIDIFNTKLVTPQNQLVVIPNGELSNSNITNYTELGTRRTWFDIGVSYEADLRKAKTILLDIINKNEHAFSDPAPDVVVTNLGDSAINLSIRVTTNNENFWTMQEQLIISCKEALDNAGIEIPFPQADIHFKQN; this comes from the coding sequence ATGAAAGTAGAACAATTGGAAAATGTAGAAGGTAAAATCGAGAAATTTATAGATAGTGCTATTGCATATGCTCCCATTTTAATCAGTTCATTGGTGTCCGCAGCACTGGTACTGTTCCTAGGATTATGGCTGATTCGTATGGTTCGAAAGCTAGTGGATCGGATTTTCGTGAAAAGAGATATTGAACCGAGCATTCGGACATTTCTTGGTAACTTGATTAACTGGATACTAAAAGTAATGCTCTTTATTGTGGTCGTTAGCCAATTGGGTGTGCAAACTTCGACATTTATTGCGGTGATTGGTGCGGCCGGCCTAGCAATTGGCATGTCTTTACAAGGATCATTGTCTAATTTTGCTGGCGGGGTATTGATCTTACTATTCAAACCTTTTAGAGTCGGTGATTATATCTCTTCTTCAACTGGTGTAGATGGAACGGTTAAGGTCATAGATATTTTTAACACCAAACTCGTGACGCCTCAAAATCAGTTGGTTGTCATCCCAAATGGGGAGCTCTCGAATAGTAATATTACCAACTATACTGAGCTCGGGACACGACGAACTTGGTTTGATATCGGCGTGTCGTATGAAGCTGATTTGCGAAAAGCGAAAACGATCTTATTGGACATCATAAATAAAAACGAACATGCATTTTCGGACCCTGCGCCGGATGTAGTCGTAACGAACCTTGGAGATAGTGCTATCAATCTCTCTATTCGGGTTACTACCAATAATGAAAACTTCTGGACGATGCAGGAGCAGCTTATCATCAGCTGTAAAGAAGCTCTTGACAATGCAGGTATTGAGATACCCTTTCCGCAAGCAGATATCCATTTCAAGCAGAATTAA
- a CDS encoding glycoside hydrolase family 43 protein, which translates to MKLKFLCIACLALFAANVKSQTQDSAFVFSYFKGNGEDGLHLAYSEDGLEWTALKNDQSFLAPQLSPDKLMRDPCIIRGGDGKFHMVWTVSWTQKGIGYAHSDDLIHWSEQTYIPVMEHEEQARNTWAPEITYDPQNNLYLIYWATTIAGAFPETQINADNGYNHRMYYTTTSNFKTFTETHLLYDPGFNSIDATILPYKDKWMMVLKDETREPAEKNLKLAFADELEGPYGEASKPITGDYWAEGPTVSFENGVWSIYFDKYVDKKFGMIQSTDLKNWKDVSDKLSMPKGIRHGTVLKISKKELAKLKAVKP; encoded by the coding sequence ATGAAACTTAAATTCCTTTGCATAGCCTGCTTGGCTCTGTTTGCTGCAAACGTGAAATCGCAAACCCAGGATTCGGCCTTTGTCTTTTCTTATTTTAAAGGAAATGGTGAAGACGGTCTGCACCTAGCTTATAGCGAGGACGGCTTGGAATGGACGGCGCTTAAAAATGACCAGTCCTTTCTAGCTCCACAATTAAGCCCCGATAAGTTGATGCGCGACCCTTGTATTATTCGCGGCGGCGACGGAAAGTTCCACATGGTATGGACAGTGAGCTGGACGCAAAAAGGGATAGGCTATGCCCATTCGGATGATTTGATACATTGGTCTGAGCAGACTTATATACCGGTTATGGAGCATGAGGAACAGGCTCGCAACACCTGGGCACCTGAGATAACCTACGATCCGCAAAACAACCTGTACTTGATCTATTGGGCGACCACAATTGCCGGAGCCTTTCCGGAAACACAGATCAATGCCGATAACGGCTATAACCACCGAATGTATTATACCACGACCTCGAACTTCAAAACCTTTACAGAGACACATCTGCTTTACGATCCGGGATTCAATTCCATTGACGCAACAATTCTTCCCTATAAAGACAAATGGATGATGGTATTGAAGGATGAAACTCGAGAGCCCGCGGAAAAGAATCTGAAACTGGCTTTTGCAGACGAGCTCGAGGGACCTTATGGCGAAGCAAGCAAGCCTATTACTGGCGATTATTGGGCCGAAGGCCCAACAGTATCGTTTGAGAATGGCGTTTGGTCGATTTACTTTGACAAATATGTAGACAAAAAGTTCGGGATGATACAGTCTACGGATTTAAAGAACTGGAAGGATGTTTCCGATAAACTAAGCATGCCGAAGGGTATTCGGCATGGCACAGTGTTAAAAATATCGAAAAAGGAACTAGCCAAATTAAAGGCTGTAAAACCCTGA
- a CDS encoding DUF6952 family protein, translating to MKLPVIKHLTEFIAENDVDFVLETIETLEALTEVPSLKDEELDVIGELISNMYGAVEVNKLVQEGMPQKEALNSFMKRVLGSIDK from the coding sequence ATGAAGTTACCAGTAATTAAACACCTTACAGAATTTATTGCCGAGAACGATGTGGACTTCGTCTTAGAAACCATTGAGACCTTGGAAGCACTAACAGAAGTTCCTTCCTTAAAGGATGAAGAACTTGATGTTATCGGCGAATTGATTTCCAATATGTACGGTGCGGTTGAAGTTAACAAGTTGGTACAAGAGGGAATGCCACAAAAAGAGGCCTTGAATAGCTTCATGAAGCGTGTATTAGGGTCTATCGACAAATAA
- the ggpS gene encoding glucosylglycerol-phosphate synthase produces MMLLATDLDGTFLGGSIEDRLKLYQIIKENKDIQLVFVTGRGLESVIPLLNDPIIPTPNFIIADVGATICDGTTLTSIDSIQHEIERNWPSVYELQEDFRGIPSLIYQRVPQQRRCSYYYDTSTDLAKVQKIAEKRGCDVVTSVDKYLDILPKGVNKGSTLKKLVTLLGIPANRVLVAGDTLNDLSLFHTEFQGVVVGESEIALLEATANLLNVYQARHAGAGGILESMKKNKEFAAYVNDVIEEPILRQNSNDRQLVMVYHRLPYERMMVDGKVKQVPPQSPNGIIPSLLGLFEKGRSGIWIGEEVDLGVGNKDVRNKVDVDKFPNLDVSPISLSQKDIDKFYRVFSKEAFWPTIFSFVDKAKFNHLDWEHYLKINRLFAKRIAQEAEPEALVWIHEYNLWMVPSYLKTMRPDLKIGFFHHTAFPAADIFNTIPWRREIIGSLLMCDFISFHIPRYVENFIDVLRSHTPFKRLKTINVSKQFLTYSMALGVEEMTKIISVEGRTIRLGAQPVGVNYGLIEGLLAKEEIAKRIETYKLEVANKEIKRIVSIERMDYVKGPLEKVLAFGEFLKEYPEFQGKVELINVCTPPSKGMRIYDKIRDQVNQAVGEINGKYARLDWTPIQYFFQALPFEEVLIQYALADVAWITPLRDGLNLVSKEFIATHGLLNQSGVLVLSEFAGASVELPYCVPTNPYDRRSMIESLHQALTMQEDEAHLRIKRSLQQIKHYDIHYWGEDFVRELEESNNTNEV; encoded by the coding sequence ATGATGCTATTAGCTACAGACTTAGACGGAACTTTTCTTGGCGGATCAATCGAAGATCGCTTAAAACTCTATCAGATTATTAAAGAAAATAAGGATATCCAATTGGTTTTTGTAACAGGGCGCGGATTGGAATCGGTTATCCCTTTGCTAAATGATCCGATAATCCCAACCCCAAATTTTATAATCGCCGACGTAGGGGCCACCATTTGTGATGGTACTACACTCACTTCTATTGATTCCATTCAACATGAAATCGAACGCAATTGGCCCTCTGTGTATGAACTTCAGGAGGATTTCAGAGGAATTCCTAGTTTAATATACCAACGAGTTCCTCAACAGCGGCGTTGTTCGTATTATTACGATACAAGTACCGATCTTGCTAAAGTTCAAAAAATTGCTGAGAAACGAGGTTGTGATGTAGTTACATCCGTGGATAAATATTTGGATATTCTTCCTAAAGGTGTAAATAAAGGAAGTACACTAAAAAAATTGGTGACTCTTTTGGGTATTCCTGCCAATAGGGTGTTGGTCGCTGGAGACACATTGAACGACCTATCTCTGTTTCATACAGAGTTTCAAGGTGTTGTCGTAGGAGAGTCGGAAATTGCACTCCTAGAAGCGACTGCTAATCTATTGAATGTATATCAGGCACGCCATGCTGGTGCTGGTGGAATTCTTGAATCCATGAAGAAAAATAAGGAATTTGCAGCCTATGTAAATGATGTCATTGAAGAACCAATTCTTCGGCAAAATTCAAATGATCGACAGCTGGTCATGGTTTACCACCGGCTTCCATATGAACGTATGATGGTCGATGGAAAAGTTAAGCAAGTTCCTCCCCAAAGCCCCAATGGCATAATCCCTTCTTTATTAGGACTCTTTGAAAAGGGGAGATCCGGCATTTGGATTGGTGAGGAAGTAGATCTGGGGGTTGGAAATAAGGATGTGAGGAATAAGGTTGATGTTGATAAATTCCCTAACCTAGATGTTTCACCTATCTCACTTTCCCAAAAGGATATTGATAAATTTTATAGGGTATTCTCCAAGGAGGCATTTTGGCCAACAATATTTTCCTTTGTCGATAAGGCTAAATTTAACCATCTGGACTGGGAACATTATTTGAAAATCAACAGATTATTTGCTAAGCGAATAGCGCAGGAAGCTGAACCTGAAGCGTTGGTTTGGATTCACGAATATAACCTGTGGATGGTTCCATCGTACTTGAAAACGATGCGTCCAGATCTCAAAATTGGTTTCTTTCATCATACGGCATTTCCTGCGGCGGATATTTTTAACACGATACCATGGAGACGGGAAATCATCGGGAGCTTGCTGATGTGTGACTTTATCAGTTTTCATATTCCGCGGTATGTCGAGAACTTTATTGATGTACTTCGCAGCCATACTCCGTTTAAGCGATTAAAAACGATAAATGTTTCCAAACAATTTCTTACATACAGCATGGCGCTTGGAGTCGAGGAGATGACCAAAATAATTTCGGTGGAAGGACGAACGATTCGATTGGGTGCACAACCGGTTGGTGTGAATTATGGACTGATAGAAGGTTTGTTAGCTAAAGAAGAAATCGCCAAGCGAATTGAAACTTACAAATTGGAGGTCGCAAATAAAGAAATCAAACGTATTGTGTCTATTGAGAGGATGGACTATGTGAAGGGGCCGTTAGAAAAGGTACTGGCCTTTGGGGAATTTCTGAAGGAATACCCAGAATTTCAAGGAAAGGTCGAACTGATCAACGTCTGTACTCCACCATCAAAGGGCATGCGTATCTATGATAAGATCAGGGATCAAGTTAATCAGGCTGTGGGAGAAATCAATGGTAAGTATGCTAGGTTGGACTGGACGCCAATCCAATATTTCTTCCAAGCACTTCCATTTGAAGAGGTTCTTATTCAGTATGCCCTGGCCGATGTGGCATGGATTACCCCGCTAAGAGACGGTCTGAACCTAGTCTCCAAAGAGTTTATCGCCACACATGGGCTCTTGAACCAGTCGGGTGTTTTGGTCCTCTCGGAATTTGCGGGAGCATCCGTCGAACTACCATATTGTGTCCCCACAAATCCATATGATCGCCGAAGCATGATTGAGTCCTTACATCAGGCTCTTACCATGCAGGAAGATGAAGCACATTTGCGAATTAAAAGGTCTCTTCAACAAATTAAGCACTATGACATTCATTACTGGGGGGAGGATTTTGTAAGAGAACTTGAGGAGAGTAACAACACTAACGAAGTTTAA